In the Lutra lutra chromosome 12, mLutLut1.2, whole genome shotgun sequence genome, GGTTGGCACCCAGAAGTGGGCTCCAACGCTGGGGGCCGCCAgtctctccccacacccccagcccaggtgcccctgggctcccTGGTAGGCTGAGTGACTCAGGGGCCAGCCTACCCTGTCTAGCCCCAGCTGCTCTGTCTGAGAATCAGGAGCCCACAGCCCTTTCAAACCGACTCAGCTGATGCTAGTGCCGGTATGGACAGCATTTTCCAATTCCCTCATAATGGGCTCACTGAGTAGGCAGGGCCTGAGAGATGGGAGAAGGCTCTAGAAAAGCCAAGCGTTGTGCTTGTACTCTTGGCTTATGTATAAGCCCCACCCCCACAAGTATTAGCAGCTTACAGGCTCAGCCAAAGCAATCCTCATGACCCCTGACCCTGCCACTAAGCCACATTTGGCTCAGGACTAATGGGGTGCCCAGTAGGGCATCCGTGAACAGGAAATGGGGCTCAGACCTGCTGCTGGCTACCCCTTGCCCTTGGGATGCGGGGACTGCAGGGCAGAACCTGGGAATGGGGAGAGCCCAGGCTCAGAACTTCAACATCCCTCCACTAGGGTTAGGTTACCTTGAGCCACTCTCTGAATTGCTAAGGGCTTTggtttccccatttttaaaaggcTGCTTGGTCCCTAGAAGTCTAAGGACCTTGGCCTCAGGAAAGGGGCTACAAGAGCCTGCCTGTGATCAACAGGGGGctaaaagcagagagaggaataaGACCCTTCTTGGAAAAGTCCTGGGCCTGAGGCAGCTCTGAAGGTGCCAGAGCACTTCTCACTGGACATTCCAGCAGCTTCCTACTAGTGTGAGCCTTATGGGAAGtcggcctcagtttctcctgagCCCGCTGCTCACCTGCTGGGCGGCAGGCTGGGCGGGCTCTGAGCTCCCCCCGCTGAAGGCTCCAGTCAGGGCACTACCCACGACGTGTCCCACAGCCGAGCCCACGGCCACCCCAGCGGCCGTGGACGCCATCTGCGCCATCAAGCCGGGCTGGCCAGACGAGGCAGGGGTCGGTGCAGGGGCCGAGGGCGGCGGGTGCGCGGGCGGGTGAACAGTGCGGCTGCCGGGTGGGGGATAATTAAGTAGGGTTAATCGCGGCCAGACCCCTGACTGGGGCCCCAGGGGCCCGCAGCTCCTGGACACGAACCCCGTCCTCCCCCTCTTCGCCCCGAGGGTGGGCGACCACCCTCTTAAGACACGCGGTTGCggcacccccgcccctccccccaccaagatGGCGCAGCAGCCGCCAAGGTCAAACTATTGCGCCCTTGCGCGGGAGTGCCCACGTTTCCCTAGCCCCCTCCCCAACCGCTCTGGTCCCGCTCACACCTGGCTGGCCGGGCGGTCGCGCTTCGGCTCCCCCGGGGCATGATGGTGGCGGTGAGAGGCAGCCAAGCGCAATCAGAGACGGCGACAGTGACAGCGGCTCTACCTCGGGGACGAACGCGGCACCGCTAAACACTGCGGGCGCAAGGGGGCGGAGCCTAGGGGATACGCCTCCAGAGGGAGTGGCTGAGAGTGGGGCGGTGCTCACCTTCACGCGGGTCCCTTATAGCGTCACCTCGTCTCAGCACCCTTCTTACCTGGCAGTGTTATCCTGCGCTCTCTGCGCCTGGCCCGAGCTGTGTGGGCACTGGGGACTCGGGCCAATGCTGCAAAGTGCCGAGGGCTGACCCCGCGGTGATGGGCCAAGTCCCTTAAAAAACCACCTCtgagggcacccgggtggctcagtccttaagcgtctgcctttggctggggtcatgatcccagggtcctggcaacg is a window encoding:
- the CHCHD10 gene encoding coiled-coil-helix-coiled-coil-helix domain-containing protein 10, mitochondrial, coding for MPRGSRSATARPASRTVHPPAHPPPSAPAPTPASSGQPGLMAQMASTAAGVAVGSAVGHVVGSALTGAFSGGSSEPAQPAAQQAPTRPGPQPLQMGPCAYEIKQFLDCSTTQSDLSLCEGFSEALKQCKYNHGLSSLP